Part of the Solwaraspora sp. WMMA2065 genome is shown below.
CTGTTGGTTGCCATCTGCTCGTGGTGAGACGCCGGGCTGATGCCGGCGTCTCACGGGTCGCGGCGGATTCGTTTCGTGGTCAGGCCGGATGCAGGCTGATCAGATTCGGTACTCCGTACCGAGACGGAGGTTGATATCCAGGCCGGCGTGGGTGTAGTAGTTCAAAATGCTGAACAGGGCGAAGACCAGTCCGCTGCCAAACCAGAGCCACCGCGCGGCGGTGAGCAGCCAGCCCGGACGCAGGCGGCTCAGCGGCGCCAGGATGGCACCGAGGCCGGCAGCCAGGTAGAGCAGCACGAAGAAGGTGTTCTCCACAAGTGGATAGCCGTTGAGCAGCCCGGTGACGGGTTCGGCGGCCGGCGCGCCGCCCACGATCTCGAACCGTGCGATGGCGGCGGCACAGGCAATCAGGACGCCGCCGAGTCCGATGACGACCACGGCGACCGGGGTGAGGTCCACCTGTTGCAGACCGGCGAGGTCGCCACGCAGGTGCCAGAGGTAGACCGCAGCGGCGAGCAGCAAGACGCCCAGGATCAGGCACGGCTCGCCGAAGATGAAGTTGAGCGGCGGGTTGACGGTCAACGGCCAGGTGGTCGCCATCAGCGCGCCCAGCGGCGCGAGGACCAGGCCGAGCGCGCCGAGCACCACCGCCCACAGCCGCGGGTCGAAGGTGCCACCGGCCGGTGCCACCGCCACCGGCCGGTCCTGCGCTGGATCGGGATCCGGGTTGCGGAAAGCCGGCAGGGCGGCTGCGGC
Proteins encoded:
- a CDS encoding DUF981 family protein; translated protein: MILYNTSMGVVAGLALILVSLLLRRAAAAALPAFRNPDPDPAQDRPVAVAPAGGTFDPRLWAVVLGALGLVLAPLGALMATTWPLTVNPPLNFIFGEPCLILGVLLLAAAVYLWHLRGDLAGLQQVDLTPVAVVVIGLGGVLIACAAAIARFEIVGGAPAAEPVTGLLNGYPLVENTFFVLLYLAAGLGAILAPLSRLRPGWLLTAARWLWFGSGLVFALFSILNYYTHAGLDINLRLGTEYRI